The following proteins come from a genomic window of Scomber japonicus isolate fScoJap1 chromosome 4, fScoJap1.pri, whole genome shotgun sequence:
- the LOC128357298 gene encoding cytochrome c oxidase subunit 4 isoform 2, mitochondrial: MLHLTTVRVGSLMARRATAAFTTSSARMSSHGTEVAESEDMSKPMYWDRRAIPLPDRAYKQDLTAADKSLKQKEKGPWGQLSKEEKIALYRLKFDKTFPEMKQGSAEWKTVVAGFFFFVGLTGLVVLWQAHYVYPPRPRTFDEEWKAKQLKRMLDMKVNQIEGFATHWDYEKGQWK, from the exons ATGCTCCACTTGACTACAGTGCGCGTGGGGAGCCTCATGGCCAGGCGCGCGACTGCCGCCTTTACCACCAGCAGCGCGAGGATGTCGAGCCACGGTACAG aggtGGCAGAGAGTGAGGACATGTCTAAACCAATGTACTGGGACCGTCGAGCCATCCCTCTACCTGACAGAGCCTACAAACAAGACCTGACTGCTGCTGACAAGAGTCTGAAACAGAAGGAGAAGGGACCCTGGGGCCAGCTGTCTAAAGAGGAGAAGATTGCCT TGTACCGGCTGAAGTTTGATAAGACCTTCCCAGAGATGAAGCAGGGGTCGGCAGAGTGGAAGACAGTGGTCGcaggttttttcttctttgtgggATTAACCGGTTTGGTGGTCTTGTGGCAGGCACACTATG TCTATCCTCCACGTCCCAGGACCTTTGATGAAGAATGGAAGGCCAAACAGCTAAAGAGGATGCTGGACATGAAGGTAAACCAAATCGAGGGCTTCGCCACCCACTGGGATTACGAAAAGGGCCAGTGGAAGTAA